In Aspergillus oryzae RIB40 DNA, chromosome 6, one genomic interval encodes:
- a CDS encoding fungal specific transcription factor domain-containing protein (predicted protein) — protein MQSNEGQSHRPTNGKAANVQAASSNPVVTESTTIKQAGITSHVGHDPVSNPLALLVAASGAIQSESVSNTPISTVESTDEGPTPYLTSIGNLIERSTYVSLGLQLSSESLQSGLDALFAAPTSNPKCTDYFRPPDDGPPRDVSPDLDPVELGLISMEEAYHLFPIYFIRLHPVNGILDPKLHTVEYVRSQSALLFTWMLALTAQFDHGSAAIAKRLRLHGEKLSRHVHASGLKSVEIVQGYYISLLSATPARTLSEERSWLYTMYAFGVAAELGLDQTSPTYTYNNDGNIIPKRTPGPPTRHDIEDQTRRERLTRNRERTWLRILLWERANSGASGRMNAIPETDLTRNIERWWMHPLADSTDKHTVAFILLRRHLAVLHAEVQRQTLMPHSNPHWVRDRIDVTLEPWRKTWIYAIAPSSEPLPDVHLHHVYLHNRLWTLSFALQASISNNRDLNAIRDDCFQAAVHCCEVAVRDLQQIGEPLYCMLAPTWAMISYAAILALKLFPFVHQPRSEGEIELLALLAQVALQLERAGTTPSHRFGIAAILGQQLLMILRTRAAGLASITTIADSDHDDNNSGVRNTSCPLSREHLSNISSATGMTQDTDVLGPDRYDGNG, from the exons ATGCAAAGCAATGAGGGGCAGTCCCACCGACCGACCAACGGGAAAGCTGCCAACGTCCAGGCTGCGTCTAGCAATCCGGTCGTGACAGAGTCCACTACTATTAAGCAAGCTGGGATCACCTCGCATGTCGGTCATGACCCCGTCAGTAATCCTCTAGCACTTCTTGTCGCTGCTTCCGGGGCCATCCAGTCCGAATCGGTATCGAATACTCCGATATCCACTGTTGAATCGACAGATGAAGGACCAACGCCGTACTTAACGAGTATTGGTAATCTAATTGAACGGTCAACATACGTGTCACTAGGCCTACAATTGAGCTCCGAATCGCTCCAGAGTGGACTAGACGCTCTCTTTGCGGCCCCGACAAGTAATCCCAAGTGCACAGATTATTTTCGCCCTCCTGACGATGGCCCGCCGCGAGATGTTAGCCCGGACCTGGACCCTGTTGAGTTAGGGTTAATATCAATGGAGGAGGCTTACCACTTATTTCCCAT CTACTTCATACGTTTACATCCAGTCAATGGTATCCTCGACCCTAAATTACACACCGTGGAGTATGTCCGTTCACAGTCGGCACTTCTGTTTACCTGGATGCTCGCTCTCACAGCCCAGTTCGACCATGGGTCTGCGGCCATTGCAAAGCGACTACGTCTGCATGGCGAGAAATTATCGCGACATGTTCATGCGTCCGGGTTAAAATCAGTTGAAATTGTTCAGGGTTACTACATCTCACTTTTGTCAGCCACTCCAGCGAGAACACTGTCGGAAGAGCGATCGTGGTtatatactatgtatgcATTTGGCGTAGCGGCAGAACTGGGGCTGGACCAAACATCTCCGACATATACATATAACAACGATGGCAACATTATCCCTAAGCGCACACCAGGCCCACCCACCCGCCATGACATTGAGGACCAAACACGCCGCGAGCGACTAACTCGCAATAGGGAGAGAACGTGGCTGCGTATCCTCCTCTGGGAACGAGCGAACAGCGGTGCTTCTGGTCGAATGAATGCCATCCCTGAAACTGACCTCACTCGCAACATCGAGCGCTGGTGGATGCATCCGCTCGCCGACTCGACGGACAAACACACCGTCGCTTTCATCCTGCTCCGTCGCCATCTGGCGGTTTTACACGCAGAAGTGCAGCGACAGACATTGATGCCACACTCCAATCCACATTGGGTGCGCGATCGTATCGACGTCACGTTAGAGCCGTGGcggaagacatggatatatGCCATCGCGCCATCTTCAGAACCACTTCCAGACGTGCACCTCCATCACGTATACCTCCATAACCGATTATGGACACTGTCATTTGCGCTGCAAGCCTCCATCAGTAACAACCGCGATCTCAACGCAATCCGCGACGACTGTTTTCAGGCCGCAGTGCATTGTTGTGAAGTCGCTGTGCGTGATCTTCAACAGATCGGGGAGCCACTATACTGTATGCTTGCTCCCACATGGGCGATGATCTCTTACGCAGCTATCCTCGCCCTAAAGCTCTTCCCCTTTGTACATCAGCCACGGTCGGAGGGCGAAATAGAGCTTCTTGCCTTATTGGCGCAGGTTGCGCTTCAGCTTGAACGCGCCGGCACAACACCATCACACCGCTTCGGAATTGCTGCGATATTAGGACAGCAGTTATTGATGATCCTACGGACACGAGCAGCCGGATTGGCTTCTATAACCACCATTGCGGACTCTGATCACGATGATAATAATAGCGGCGTACGGAATACCTCATGTCCCCTCTCAAGAGAACACTTGTCAAACATCAGTAGTGCAACGGGCATGACGCAGGATACGGATGTTCTGGGTCC CGACCGCTACGATGGGAATGGATAG
- a CDS encoding uncharacterized protein (predicted protein) — protein MLIFVALCCFACTVSAVKFYGDTPSVAIYTTAMNRLAEPVEDNLSIGSVFVTSDLASKNGSDYLADNGIFDTTLVDFVTQRKGLYAAPVSSTGLDVRAPKDQLNCENNPVVDKISPANQKHICNAVKSLVGGGVAAVSALIDNTVCSERSTGQPVKCHTIVAFIGTAGVTMTTSEVGDYCSEYLSANDKKCGSQGVTGDTGNKRAYVAVVNTQADDTSCSGLRGKCTEIPV, from the coding sequence ATGTTGATTTTTGTGGCCTTGTGCTGTTTCGCGTGTACTGTCAGCGCAGTGAAGTTCTACGGTGATACTCCTTCCGTTGCGATTTATACAACTGCCATGAACCGTCTCGCGGAGCCCGTCGAAGATAATCTGAGTATTGGATCTGTGTTCGTGACGTCTGACCTTGCAAGCAAGAATGGGTCTGATTATCTCGCCGACAAtggcatcttcgataccACGCTAGTCGACTTTGTTACCCAGAGAAAGGGTTTGTACGCGGCTCCCGTCTCGTCTACTGGCCTCGACGTAAGAGCCCCGAAGGATCAATTGAACTGCGAGAACAACCCGGTGGTGGATAAAATCAGCCCGGCGAACCAGAAGCATATTTGCAATGCTGTGAAATCCCTGGTCGGTGGCGGTGTCGCTGCCGTGTCTGCCTTGATAGATAACACGGTGTGCAGTGAACGGTCTACCGGCCAACCGGTTAAATGCCACACAATAGTCGCATTTATCGGTACCGCTGGAGTGACCATGACAACCTCGGAGGTTGGTGACTACTGCAGTGAGTATCTAAGCGCGAACGACAAGAAGTGCGGCAGTCAGGGTGTTACCGGTGACACCGGCAATAAGAGAGCATACGTCGCTGTCGTAAACACCCAGGCGGACGACACGTCCTGCTCAGGCCTCAGGGGAAAGTGTACTGAAATCCCCGTGTAA